The following coding sequences lie in one Candidatus Kryptobacter tengchongensis genomic window:
- a CDS encoding adenylate cyclase: MKLFQKKRVQYAPFGVLFASFSILLSILFFKTNIFGDIFKALEYKSLDMMFKARGSILPNPNLIVVKIDERELIDFGYPIPHNITAQAIYYMTEAGAKAIGIDLFINKQIDENFNKLLVYSVEHSNVFLAVGPYRPSGISDAELDLYIDSLVHHKINHWGIPIQPELRQYFHRSVTFAGKSFDELVDASHGIGHVAILPDFDGVQRRIPLFVEYAGKIYPSLGVVLAFEHLGIDYKKVNIVKKRNEIIFDFDGFKIPTTLKSELYINYTGPDTIFRQVSLYKVIEAGMKGDAEFLSQFKNAIVIIGPTARSVGDLGPNPFSEKSPNVFIHANVFNTIVSKNFIRPVSWRVQLFIMVILTLIVGVSGFITRFHNSLLLTIAILIGYLAFSFLSFTQLLRWFYNAEPILSILLCYISSVSFLTFKENKQKQQIRSMFEKYVDASVVDKLIENPELMALGGEERELTILFSDIQGFTTMSEKLTPHQLVTLLNELLDELSLIIFKNRGTIDKYIGDAIMAFWGAPVPDENHAYNACITALEMQEKLKELREKWKKLGRPEIKMRIGINTGKVIVGNMGSKVKFNYTVIGDDVNLASRLEGANKEYGTNIMIGESTYEKVKDKFIVRELDLIVVKGKTEPVRVYELIAPANDTLPDDMKKFIEIYHSALELYRSMEWDKAIEKFMQALEFHPNDYTCKLYIQRCLYFKETPPPPDWAGVFVMQTK; encoded by the coding sequence ATGAAACTTTTTCAAAAGAAAAGAGTTCAGTATGCCCCGTTTGGCGTTCTTTTTGCAAGCTTCTCAATTCTTCTGTCTATTCTTTTTTTCAAGACCAATATATTCGGAGACATCTTTAAAGCACTTGAGTATAAATCGCTTGATATGATGTTCAAAGCCAGGGGTTCAATCCTTCCAAATCCAAACTTGATCGTAGTTAAAATTGATGAGAGAGAACTTATTGACTTTGGATATCCAATCCCGCATAATATCACCGCTCAAGCAATTTATTACATGACCGAAGCAGGGGCTAAAGCCATTGGTATAGACCTTTTCATTAACAAACAAATTGATGAAAATTTTAACAAGCTTCTTGTTTATTCTGTTGAGCATTCAAATGTTTTTCTTGCAGTTGGACCATATAGACCTTCAGGGATAAGCGATGCTGAGCTTGACCTTTACATTGATAGCCTCGTTCATCACAAAATAAACCACTGGGGCATTCCAATCCAACCTGAGTTGAGACAGTATTTTCACCGTTCTGTTACATTTGCCGGGAAATCATTTGATGAGCTCGTTGATGCTTCACACGGAATTGGACATGTTGCAATTTTACCTGATTTTGACGGAGTCCAACGCCGTATACCATTATTTGTTGAGTATGCTGGTAAAATTTATCCATCGCTTGGAGTTGTGCTTGCGTTTGAACATCTTGGGATTGATTATAAAAAGGTCAACATCGTTAAAAAGAGAAATGAGATCATCTTTGATTTTGATGGGTTTAAAATTCCGACAACTTTAAAATCAGAACTTTATATAAATTATACTGGACCAGATACAATTTTCAGACAGGTTTCACTTTATAAAGTGATTGAAGCTGGGATGAAAGGTGACGCTGAGTTCCTTTCACAATTTAAAAACGCAATTGTAATAATAGGTCCGACCGCACGCTCAGTTGGAGATCTCGGACCAAACCCCTTTTCCGAAAAATCTCCAAATGTTTTTATACACGCAAATGTATTTAACACAATCGTATCCAAAAACTTTATACGACCTGTTAGCTGGCGTGTTCAGCTCTTTATAATGGTGATCTTAACTTTGATAGTTGGTGTATCAGGTTTTATAACGAGATTTCATAATAGTTTGCTTTTGACGATTGCGATTTTAATTGGTTATCTTGCCTTTTCGTTTTTATCCTTCACACAACTATTAAGATGGTTTTATAATGCTGAACCAATACTTAGCATTTTACTTTGCTATATATCTTCAGTAAGTTTTCTAACATTCAAGGAGAATAAGCAGAAGCAACAGATAAGAAGCATGTTTGAAAAGTATGTTGACGCATCGGTTGTTGATAAATTGATTGAAAATCCAGAGCTTATGGCTTTGGGTGGTGAGGAAAGAGAGCTTACAATTTTGTTCAGCGATATTCAAGGTTTTACAACAATGAGCGAAAAATTAACTCCACATCAACTTGTCACGCTTTTAAATGAATTACTTGATGAATTATCACTAATAATCTTTAAAAACAGAGGGACGATAGATAAATACATTGGGGATGCGATAATGGCTTTCTGGGGAGCTCCAGTGCCAGATGAAAATCACGCTTATAACGCATGCATCACCGCCCTTGAAATGCAGGAAAAATTAAAAGAACTTCGTGAAAAATGGAAAAAACTCGGACGACCAGAAATAAAAATGAGAATCGGAATTAACACGGGCAAAGTAATCGTTGGAAATATGGGCTCTAAAGTAAAATTTAATTATACTGTAATCGGAGATGATGTCAATCTTGCGTCACGACTTGAGGGAGCAAATAAAGAATACGGAACAAATATAATGATAGGCGAATCAACTTATGAAAAAGTTAAAGATAAATTTATAGTCAGAGAGCTTGATCTTATTGTCGTAAAAGGAAAGACTGAGCCAGTGAGAGTTTATGAATTAATTGCTCCCGCCAACGATACATTGCCTGATGATATGAAAAAATTTATTGAAATCTATCACTCCGCACTTGAACTTTATCGTTCAATGGAGTGGGATAAAGCAATTGAAAAGTTTATGCAAGCGCTTGAATTTCATCCAAATGATTATACCTGTAAATTATATATTCAGCGTTGCCTATATTTCAAGGAAACTCCACCACCACCAGATTGGGCTGGTGTATTTGTGATGCAAACCAAGTAA
- a CDS encoding BirA family transcriptional regulator, biotin operon repressor / biotin-[acetyl-CoA-carboxylase] ligase, whose protein sequence is MEFNEKSISTNLNTKIFGKRIFFFKSIKSTMDYAKKIAERDEPEGTVIIADYQSHGRGRFGRIWKSEPGKNILMSIILRPTIPLEKFSILPFLFSVSVAEAIEKNTNLKITTKWPNDLLINNRKFCGILMEASITADKGDFVILGIGINVNQSEFPKEIQDYATSLYLSTGKVYDRAELTKDILRQIEVDYEKLNKDRDFKSVIERWKKRCTMLGQKITVIQSGKTITGKAIDIDETGFLLLEDETSKIIKLSSGDVTVVK, encoded by the coding sequence ATGGAATTCAACGAAAAAAGCATATCAACTAATCTTAACACAAAAATTTTTGGAAAGAGAATTTTTTTCTTCAAAAGCATAAAATCAACAATGGATTATGCGAAAAAAATTGCCGAAAGAGATGAACCCGAAGGAACAGTTATAATTGCAGATTACCAATCGCACGGACGAGGTAGATTTGGAAGGATATGGAAATCAGAGCCAGGGAAAAATATACTTATGTCAATAATTTTGCGTCCCACAATCCCACTTGAAAAGTTTTCTATACTTCCCTTTTTATTTTCCGTTTCGGTTGCAGAAGCGATTGAAAAAAATACCAATCTTAAAATCACCACAAAATGGCCAAATGACCTCCTGATAAACAATAGAAAATTTTGCGGGATCTTAATGGAAGCATCAATTACAGCTGACAAAGGTGATTTCGTCATCCTTGGCATCGGAATAAATGTCAATCAAAGTGAATTTCCAAAAGAAATTCAAGATTATGCAACTTCGCTTTACCTTTCAACCGGGAAAGTTTACGATAGAGCTGAACTCACAAAAGATATACTTCGCCAAATTGAAGTAGATTATGAAAAACTTAACAAAGATAGAGACTTTAAATCGGTAATTGAAAGATGGAAAAAAAGATGCACAATGCTTGGTCAAAAAATTACGGTGATACAATCTGGAAAAACAATAACTGGGAAAGCAATTGATATTGATGAAACTGGTTTTCTTCTTCTTGAGGATGAAACTTCAAAAATAATTAAATTATCATCCGGTGATGTTACCGTTGTCAAATGA
- a CDS encoding oligopeptide transport system ATP-binding protein, whose product MILSVKNLATYFFLEDKIIKAVDGISFEINEGEIVALIGESGSGKSVTALSIVRLIDPPGRIVSGEILWRGEIDILKLDEEDLKNIRGKEIGIIFQDVTNSLNPVLTVGRQVREVFENQFGVDKKSAKVKVLELFERIGISEPEKVYELYPHQLSGGLKQRILIAMAFASKPKLIIADEPTSLVDALTQIQILDLIKSFQIENKTSILLITHNFGIISEIANRVYVMHRGKIIESGETFEVLSSPKHPYTRNLINSAKFLSF is encoded by the coding sequence TTGATCCTTTCTGTTAAAAATCTTGCAACTTATTTTTTCCTTGAAGATAAAATAATCAAAGCAGTTGACGGCATATCGTTTGAAATAAACGAAGGTGAAATCGTTGCTTTAATTGGTGAATCTGGTAGTGGGAAAAGCGTCACCGCTCTTTCAATCGTTAGGCTGATAGATCCTCCAGGGAGAATTGTAAGTGGTGAGATTTTATGGCGAGGGGAAATTGACATTTTAAAGCTGGATGAGGAAGACCTAAAAAACATCAGGGGGAAAGAAATAGGGATAATTTTTCAAGATGTTACAAACTCTTTAAATCCTGTTTTAACTGTTGGAAGGCAGGTAAGGGAGGTTTTTGAAAATCAATTTGGAGTTGACAAAAAGAGCGCAAAGGTGAAAGTTCTTGAACTTTTTGAAAGGATTGGGATAAGTGAGCCTGAAAAAGTTTATGAACTATATCCACACCAACTTTCAGGTGGATTAAAGCAGAGGATATTGATAGCCATGGCTTTCGCTTCAAAACCAAAACTCATTATTGCAGATGAACCAACATCTCTTGTTGATGCTTTAACGCAAATTCAAATACTTGATTTGATAAAATCTTTTCAAATTGAGAATAAAACCTCAATCCTTTTGATAACACACAACTTCGGCATAATAAGTGAAATAGCAAATCGTGTTTATGTGATGCACAGAGGTAAAATTATAGAGAGCGGAGAAACATTTGAGGTTTTATCCAGCCCAAAACATCCATATACACGCAATTTAATTAATTCGGCAAAATTTTTATCGTTTTAA
- a CDS encoding lipoprotein Spr has translation MRKIIFFCLLILSCSSTVRYSNVENSELTENFIIKEIEVEDDIKVSLNDVKSLSYSEIQEAIVREVLNYIGIPYRKGGNGDKGIDCSAFVMIVFKNVFGIVLPRSSFEQFKIGKLIRNLDSLKVGDLLFFNTTGRVASHVGIYIGNGLFAHASVKDGVTVSSIYSTYYRKRFNGAKRIIEVGSN, from the coding sequence GTGAGAAAAATTATTTTCTTCTGTTTGCTGATCCTTTCTTGCTCTTCAACAGTGAGATATTCAAATGTGGAAAATTCAGAACTCACGGAAAATTTTATTATAAAAGAGATTGAAGTTGAAGATGATATTAAAGTGAGTTTGAACGACGTTAAAAGTTTATCTTATTCTGAGATTCAAGAGGCAATCGTTCGTGAGGTTTTAAATTACATCGGCATTCCTTACAGAAAGGGAGGAAACGGCGATAAAGGGATTGATTGCTCCGCATTTGTTATGATTGTATTTAAAAATGTCTTTGGAATTGTGTTGCCAAGGTCATCGTTTGAACAGTTTAAAATTGGAAAATTGATTAGAAATCTTGATTCTTTGAAGGTTGGAGATCTTTTATTTTTTAATACAACGGGGAGAGTCGCATCACATGTTGGAATCTACATTGGCAACGGCTTATTTGCTCATGCAAGTGTGAAAGATGGTGTAACTGTCTCATCAATTTACAGCACATATTACAGAAAAAGATTTAACGGAGCCAAAAGAATAATTGAGGTTGGTTCAAATTGA
- a CDS encoding RNA polymerase primary sigma factor, giving the protein MVRITKTITNRESISIDKYLQEIGKYELLTPEEEIELARRAKQGDEKALERLIQANLRFVVSVAKQYQNQGLPLGDLINEGNLGLIKAAKRFDETRGFKFISYAVWWIRQSILQALAEQSRIVRLPLNRVGALNKIGKKLSQLEQEFEREPSANELAEELDMSVYEVADTLKISGKHISMDAPFVQGEDNKLLDIMPNENDPMPDHGLMYESLKKDIEEALNTLDPREREVVKLYFGIGYDHPLTLEEIGEKFKLTRERVRQIKEKAIRKLRHHTRSKALRSYLG; this is encoded by the coding sequence ATGGTGAGAATCACCAAAACAATTACAAATCGGGAGAGCATTTCAATTGACAAATACCTTCAGGAAATTGGGAAATATGAACTTCTCACGCCAGAAGAGGAAATTGAACTTGCTCGTAGAGCAAAACAAGGTGATGAGAAAGCGCTTGAAAGATTAATTCAAGCAAATCTTCGTTTCGTTGTGAGCGTTGCTAAGCAATATCAAAATCAAGGTCTCCCGCTTGGAGATCTCATAAATGAAGGTAACCTTGGCTTGATAAAAGCAGCGAAAAGATTTGATGAGACAAGAGGCTTTAAATTCATATCTTATGCTGTCTGGTGGATAAGACAATCAATTTTGCAGGCACTTGCTGAGCAATCAAGAATAGTTCGCTTACCTTTGAATAGAGTTGGAGCTTTGAATAAAATTGGAAAGAAGTTAAGTCAGCTTGAACAAGAATTTGAGCGTGAGCCCAGTGCTAATGAACTTGCAGAAGAACTTGATATGAGCGTTTATGAGGTCGCTGATACCTTGAAGATTTCAGGAAAGCACATTTCAATGGATGCTCCATTTGTTCAAGGCGAGGATAATAAGCTTCTTGATATAATGCCGAATGAGAATGACCCAATGCCTGATCATGGACTTATGTATGAGTCCTTGAAGAAAGATATTGAAGAAGCACTCAACACGCTTGACCCCCGTGAAAGAGAAGTTGTGAAACTTTACTTTGGAATTGGATATGATCATCCTCTCACACTTGAGGAAATCGGTGAAAAGTTCAAATTGACCCGTGAAAGGGTAAGGCAAATTAAAGAAAAAGCCATCCGAAAACTCAGACATCACACCAGAAGCAAAGCCCTCAGATCTTATCTTGGTTAA
- a CDS encoding ethanolamine utilization protein EutN, with translation MFIAKVIGTVWATVKDRNLQGYKLQIIQPLNSRGEKVGSPIMAVDTIGAGPGETVMYITAREAVIPMGVKEAPVDASIVGIIEKIDLYQ, from the coding sequence GTGTTTATAGCAAAGGTTATAGGGACTGTATGGGCAACTGTTAAAGATAGGAATTTGCAAGGGTATAAGTTGCAGATAATTCAGCCATTAAATTCAAGAGGTGAAAAGGTTGGATCTCCAATTATGGCTGTTGATACGATTGGAGCAGGACCTGGAGAGACTGTAATGTATATAACCGCCCGTGAGGCGGTGATACCTATGGGAGTGAAAGAAGCACCTGTTGATGCTTCAATTGTCGGTATAATTGAGAAAATTGACTTGTATCAATAA
- a CDS encoding ethanolamine utilization protein EutN produces MILGKVVGTVWATRKDESLTGLKLQIVKHVDLNYNVKENFLIAVDSVGAGVGEIVLVATGSSARLTSVTKNKPVDAVIMAIVDKLDVVSD; encoded by the coding sequence ATGATATTAGGGAAGGTAGTAGGAACTGTATGGGCAACGAGAAAAGATGAAAGTTTGACAGGCTTAAAGCTACAAATTGTAAAGCATGTTGACCTTAATTACAATGTCAAGGAGAATTTTCTGATAGCGGTTGACAGTGTTGGTGCTGGAGTTGGTGAAATCGTCCTTGTTGCTACAGGAAGTTCCGCAAGACTTACTTCTGTTACAAAGAATAAACCAGTTGACGCTGTGATAATGGCAATAGTTGATAAGCTTGATGTTGTTTCGGATTGA